A single Leptospira barantonii DNA region contains:
- a CDS encoding Gfo/Idh/MocA family oxidoreductase: MSKIPVLLIGLGRIASSLEKDSLRNHPCTHAGAIFSAQGKKRFSLIGAIDPSEERRNRFCKDWNIPKEACFSDFQEWSKAFRSTKNHGTNSDVFETSGVPTLTATNKGFSSIPKSSDKQSSVSMSSHTKSRNSYTNKLKPGQIANESIDYDIRNCLVVIATPSETHYELAKKAIDFGFRRLLVEKPVCHSLQLARKLAKLCEETGTDLRVNHERRYHPLYIQVRKWILEQTYGPVKTIRASVLTSARDPGRAILDKTGPLFHDGTHAVDLLVWYLGMPDRVVSVLRSYRHSPVEEQALALMTYPKGETVFLEAGGMRNYFQFELDIQTTDARFLVGNDEVRYWKSKPSRKYKGFKSLTPVSISEKSSAGSNPFLNLYDSLFRHFTGKPSGITGDMKENLQILTLLDTIRRGAEKRILEV, from the coding sequence ATGTCCAAAATTCCAGTCTTACTCATCGGTCTCGGACGCATCGCGTCCTCACTTGAAAAGGATTCGCTTCGAAATCATCCTTGCACGCACGCAGGCGCGATCTTTTCCGCACAGGGCAAAAAAAGATTCTCCCTAATCGGAGCGATTGATCCGTCGGAGGAACGACGAAATCGTTTTTGCAAAGATTGGAATATTCCAAAAGAAGCATGTTTTTCGGACTTTCAAGAATGGTCGAAGGCATTCCGATCTACAAAAAATCACGGAACGAATTCCGATGTTTTCGAAACGAGCGGAGTTCCGACCTTGACCGCGACAAACAAGGGCTTTTCATCAATCCCAAAAAGTTCCGACAAACAATCATCGGTCAGTATGAGTTCCCACACAAAAAGTAGGAACTCATACACAAACAAACTAAAACCGGGACAAATCGCGAACGAATCGATCGACTACGACATTCGGAACTGCCTCGTAGTCATCGCGACCCCGTCGGAAACACACTACGAACTCGCGAAGAAGGCGATCGACTTCGGATTTCGCAGACTTCTCGTGGAAAAACCGGTTTGTCATTCTCTGCAACTCGCGCGCAAACTCGCAAAACTCTGTGAAGAAACCGGAACCGATCTGCGCGTGAATCACGAAAGAAGATATCATCCCCTTTATATCCAAGTTCGTAAATGGATCTTGGAACAAACCTACGGTCCCGTAAAAACGATCCGAGCTTCCGTTCTCACGTCGGCCCGCGATCCGGGTCGAGCGATCTTGGACAAGACCGGACCGCTCTTTCATGACGGAACTCACGCAGTGGATTTACTCGTTTGGTATTTGGGAATGCCCGACCGTGTGGTTTCCGTTTTGCGGTCGTATCGCCATTCTCCCGTGGAAGAACAGGCCTTGGCGCTCATGACCTATCCGAAGGGCGAAACCGTTTTTTTGGAAGCAGGAGGAATGCGGAATTACTTCCAATTCGAGCTGGACATACAGACAACGGACGCCCGATTTCTCGTCGGAAACGACGAGGTTCGTTATTGGAAATCCAAACCTTCCCGCAAGTATAAGGGATTTAAAAGTTTGACTCCGGTTTCAATTTCCGAAAAATCTTCCGCAGGCTCGAATCCGTTTCTCAATTTATACGATTCTCTCTTTCGACATTTTACCGGAAAACCGTCCGGGATCACGGGCGATATGAAGGAGAATCTTCAAATTCTCACCTTGCTGGATACGATCCGGAGAGGAGCCGAAAAAAGAATCCTAGAGGTTTAG
- a CDS encoding N,N-dimethylformamidase beta subunit family domain-containing protein encodes MKNVSISIENPRLSLQSNLPSTAPRPVYQYEYTDMYGSQVFYYSFSSNTPAAWTANGVVFYAFENPRTGTVPVYQYYAVDAGGRYRFMYSTNLYCAVGTSCGWYNSGPAFYAFPNARSYTRPVFTYVVDSPQQRFFYTAKQIVPVGGNWLGWTNAGIGFHVPQIGSQLRTSSLELEGYSSTTSVAPGDTIQFYLNDPMAQGIPYNFKAIFYRVEATGNQSKGFIDGVQIDSQNVDGCKTATVSVNGIDGCSWTTTVSKTIPADGSWPPGLYFLDLNRPILYDEKESPNHIYFVVRPSTLASTSNVLVILPFSTWQAYNTWGGTSTYEEINVANPETNIAFSGYAPFNRPTASNIGRHTAFISSVLNKKDSNGNNYTLEYASDVDLHSNPNLLNSYQLVIMMGQNEYISKPMRVNLDNYVMNGGNLAVFGGNTSWYQIRLENDLNGNPYRKLVCFKERDGDLTTDPSLKTIKWNLLGYPENQTFGLSYLYGTIYGPEKNYSDNLPPEDPHKGWRPGTPLQFEVKQSNHWVYDSTGMQDFQSFGLFYNADGTVKDGLTGTSSAEGDSLHFRCVNDACPYAYPGATVGKKFYPTGDDGAPINFQILAYLDAIPNQLKNYQHSDNNAMAGKHFGAMIGLFENNGTVFNGGLYDWHLGLVHEKNENISNVVSKIVWNVINKLSQPKTLLQKATIAIYQYSDLALNVQSLYYSRLPFLPKNLVRYGQVVYKYDGHAFYAFDRALSGTVPIYQYQVQDPNGLYRFMYSPNQYCPVGTGCLGWNNIGIAFYAYLSQQPGTIPVYAYSADSPQRFLYSPALYCEAGTSCLGWYNNGPAFYVPSSK; translated from the coding sequence GTGAAAAATGTATCGATTTCTATCGAAAATCCTCGACTAAGTTTGCAAAGTAACTTACCTTCTACCGCTCCTCGACCCGTATATCAATACGAATATACTGACATGTATGGAAGCCAAGTGTTCTATTATTCTTTTAGCTCCAATACCCCCGCGGCTTGGACCGCGAATGGAGTCGTATTTTATGCTTTTGAAAATCCAAGAACTGGAACCGTTCCTGTATATCAATACTATGCGGTGGATGCCGGCGGCCGATATCGATTTATGTATTCGACCAATTTATACTGCGCTGTTGGAACCAGTTGTGGATGGTATAACAGCGGACCCGCTTTTTATGCATTTCCGAATGCGAGATCTTATACGAGACCTGTTTTCACTTATGTCGTAGATTCTCCTCAACAAAGATTTTTTTATACGGCAAAGCAGATTGTCCCAGTTGGCGGAAATTGGCTTGGTTGGACGAATGCAGGAATAGGCTTTCACGTTCCTCAGATCGGCAGTCAACTACGCACTTCTTCTTTGGAATTGGAGGGTTACAGTTCAACGACTTCCGTTGCGCCCGGAGATACGATTCAATTTTATCTGAACGATCCTATGGCCCAAGGAATTCCTTATAATTTTAAAGCCATATTTTATCGAGTTGAAGCAACGGGTAATCAATCTAAGGGTTTTATTGACGGCGTGCAGATTGATTCTCAAAACGTTGATGGTTGTAAAACAGCAACGGTATCAGTAAATGGGATTGATGGGTGCTCTTGGACTACTACTGTTTCTAAGACGATTCCCGCCGACGGAAGTTGGCCACCGGGCTTATATTTTTTAGACTTAAACCGCCCAATTCTATATGATGAAAAGGAATCACCGAATCACATTTACTTTGTGGTAAGACCGAGCACTCTTGCGTCGACTAGTAATGTGCTTGTGATTCTTCCTTTCTCTACTTGGCAGGCATACAATACATGGGGAGGCACAAGTACCTATGAGGAAATTAATGTGGCTAATCCAGAAACTAATATTGCGTTTTCAGGATATGCTCCATTCAATCGGCCCACTGCAAGTAACATTGGAAGGCATACGGCTTTTATTTCATCGGTGTTAAACAAGAAGGATAGTAACGGTAATAATTATACACTTGAATATGCAAGTGATGTCGATTTACACTCAAATCCTAATTTATTAAATTCATATCAACTTGTGATTATGATGGGCCAGAACGAATACATCTCAAAACCGATGAGGGTCAATTTAGATAACTATGTGATGAATGGTGGGAACTTAGCTGTCTTTGGAGGGAATACGTCTTGGTATCAAATACGATTGGAGAACGATTTGAATGGTAACCCATATAGAAAATTAGTTTGTTTTAAAGAGCGGGATGGCGATTTGACTACCGACCCTTCTTTAAAAACTATTAAATGGAATTTACTTGGTTATCCTGAAAATCAAACCTTTGGTTTGAGTTATCTTTATGGGACTATTTACGGTCCGGAGAAAAATTACTCAGACAATCTTCCTCCTGAGGATCCACATAAGGGTTGGCGACCGGGGACCCCTTTGCAGTTCGAAGTAAAACAATCAAATCACTGGGTTTACGATTCGACCGGAATGCAAGATTTTCAAAGTTTCGGTCTGTTTTATAATGCAGACGGAACCGTTAAAGATGGACTTACCGGGACCAGTTCTGCAGAAGGTGATTCTCTTCACTTTAGATGTGTGAATGACGCGTGTCCTTATGCATATCCGGGAGCAACAGTCGGTAAGAAGTTTTACCCAACTGGAGATGACGGAGCTCCGATCAATTTTCAAATCTTAGCTTATTTGGATGCGATCCCCAATCAGTTAAAGAACTATCAGCATTCGGATAATAACGCGATGGCTGGAAAACATTTCGGTGCTATGATAGGGCTATTTGAAAATAATGGAACTGTGTTCAATGGTGGTCTTTACGATTGGCATCTTGGTTTGGTACATGAAAAAAATGAAAATATATCAAACGTCGTCAGCAAAATCGTATGGAACGTAATCAACAAACTCAGCCAACCAAAAACACTGCTTCAAAAAGCAACGATTGCGATTTATCAATATTCGGATTTGGCTCTTAACGTTCAGAGTTTGTATTACAGTCGTTTACCGTTCCTGCCTAAGAACTTAGTTCGCTATGGACAAGTCGTTTACAAATATGACGGACACGCTTTTTATGCATTCGATCGGGCATTATCGGGAACAGTACCGATCTACCAATATCAAGTTCAAGATCCGAATGGTTTATATAGATTCATGTATTCCCCGAATCAATACTGTCCGGTAGGAACGGGTTGTCTCGGTTGGAATAACATCGGAATTGCATTCTACGCTTATTTGAGTCAGCAACCGGGAACGATCCCTGTTTATGCGTATTCTGCGGATTCACCACAAAGGTTTTTGTATTCTCCGGCATTATATTGTGAGGCGGGAACGAGCTGTTTAGGCTGGTACAACAACGGCCCTGCCTTCTACGTACCAAGTTCAAAGTAG